The region TCAACGGTCGTCACTGACGGCTCTGTCGTGGACAAGGAGCACATGGCGGCCCTCTACGGTGAGGGGCTACACCCGGAGGCAGATGCGAAAATCGCTGCCGGTGCCGCCATTGCTGATGTCCAGTTGGGCCGAGCGTATCCGATTTACAATGGCGGCGACGAGGTCCTGGCTGAGATCGCCAAGCGCGAAAAGCAGTTCCGCTATGAGCACGGTCGGCGCCCTGACACCGACGAGCGCAACACCATCGCCGTTGACGCCGCCAGGGCTCAGTACGCGGCAGCAACCGGATTTGATCACGCGTCGCCACGGGAGATTTTGGCGTGGGTCAATGAGAAAAAGAACTCAGTGCGGCAGGCAACCGCTGGCTTTGACCTGACATTTTCCCCAGCAAAATCCATCAGCGTGCTGTGGGCACTTGGCG is a window of Corynebacterium lactis RW2-5 DNA encoding:
- a CDS encoding relaxase domain-containing protein is translated as MMSIRVVNAGDGYAYLLRNVATSDVDTSVGTRLGDYYQETGTPPGRWFGRGIAGLHSTVVTDGSVVDKEHMAALYGEGLHPEADAKIAAGAAIADVQLGRAYPIYNGGDEVLAEIAKREKQFRYEHGRRPDTDERNTIAVDAARAQYAAATGFDHASPREILAWVNEKKNSVRQATAGFDLTFSPAKSISVLWALGDEDTRKTIESVHAKCVNDTLDWVDKTALRTRCELTRDDADVFFTSSSSFSKTALSTSS